Proteins found in one Coleofasciculaceae cyanobacterium genomic segment:
- a CDS encoding GNAT family N-acetyltransferase, with product MKIIETSRLTLRYITIRDREALIPILSDAEVMRYSIIGVHNRQQIRQFIEQRLLSYLEPGFGLYALIHKQTQELIGYCGFFIQSVEQQQEVEIGYRLAKKYWGQGLATEAAKAVLEYGQQRFNFQRFICLIDPENIRSVKVAKKLGMKLEKKLIYHGLNVEMYSLNSE from the coding sequence ATGAAGATCATCGAGACTTCTAGATTAACCCTTAGATACATTACCATTAGGGATCGAGAAGCTTTGATACCAATTTTGAGTGATGCTGAAGTGATGCGATATTCCATTATTGGAGTACATAATCGCCAGCAAATTAGGCAGTTTATCGAACAGAGATTGCTATCTTATCTTGAACCTGGGTTTGGTTTATATGCTTTAATTCATAAGCAAACTCAGGAGTTGATTGGCTACTGCGGTTTTTTTATTCAATCGGTGGAGCAGCAGCAAGAAGTAGAAATTGGCTATCGTTTGGCAAAAAAATATTGGGGACAGGGATTGGCTACCGAAGCAGCTAAAGCAGTCTTAGAATATGGTCAGCAAAGATTTAATTTTCAACGTTTTATCTGTTTAATCGATCCTGAAAATATTCGGTCGGTTAAAGTAGCTAAAAAGTTAGGCATGAAGCTAGAAAAAAAGCTAATTTATCATGGCTTAAATGTAGAAATGTATAGTTTAAACTCTGAGTAA
- a CDS encoding RNA-guided endonuclease TnpB family protein: MKVRYAYRIYPTSPQQRALARLFGCVRTVWNDSLALCRMSSKLPKTSALQKLFITLAKKTQDRAWLKDVSAIPLQQSINDLGVAFKNFFSGLNKNRKIGYPKFKKRSNKQSARFTKGVFSIKGDSVYLAKIGQLKTKWSRELPSPPSSVTVIKDCANRYFLSFVVEIELISKPTPKESIGADLGIKIFAALSNGEKIYAPCLKQLDRKIRCTQKQLARCIKGSNRRDKVRLKLAQLHAKLADTRKDFLHKLSTRLVRDNKLVVLEDLAVSNMVKNRRLARVISQQGWSMFRTMCQAKANQYQDREVRVIDRWQPTSQVCSSCGYKWGKLNLSVREVVCSGCKVSHCRDINAAKVINNVGVGHIHDTKRTVSHSKTDLSASCNETSTRKLDIVQLKLF; encoded by the coding sequence ATGAAAGTTAGATACGCATACAGAATTTACCCTACCTCACCGCAGCAACGAGCATTGGCTCGGTTGTTTGGTTGTGTGCGGACGGTTTGGAATGATTCTCTAGCTTTGTGTCGTATGAGTAGCAAACTACCTAAGACCTCAGCACTACAAAAGCTGTTTATCACGTTAGCCAAGAAAACCCAAGATAGGGCATGGCTAAAAGATGTTTCGGCTATACCGTTGCAGCAATCAATTAACGATTTAGGAGTAGCATTCAAAAACTTCTTTTCTGGTTTAAATAAGAACAGAAAAATAGGCTATCCTAAATTTAAAAAACGCAGTAACAAGCAAAGTGCGAGATTTACAAAAGGCGTTTTTTCTATCAAAGGCGATTCAGTATATTTAGCCAAAATAGGACAGCTTAAAACCAAATGGTCTAGAGAATTACCATCACCGCCATCCTCTGTAACAGTTATTAAAGACTGCGCTAATCGTTATTTCCTAAGCTTTGTAGTTGAGATTGAACTGATATCCAAGCCCACGCCAAAAGAATCAATTGGGGCTGATTTGGGCATCAAGATATTTGCTGCATTGAGTAATGGAGAAAAAATATATGCACCGTGTCTCAAACAGCTAGACCGTAAGATTAGATGCACCCAAAAGCAACTAGCTAGATGTATCAAAGGTAGCAACAGAAGAGATAAAGTCAGGCTCAAACTAGCTCAACTTCATGCAAAATTAGCTGATACAAGAAAAGACTTTTTGCACAAACTATCTACTCGTTTGGTACGGGACAACAAGTTAGTAGTTTTAGAGGACTTGGCTGTCTCTAATATGGTTAAAAACCGAAGATTGGCTCGTGTTATATCCCAACAGGGTTGGAGTATGTTTCGGACTATGTGCCAGGCAAAAGCTAATCAATACCAAGATAGAGAAGTGCGGGTAATAGATAGGTGGCAACCTACATCTCAAGTTTGTTCTAGCTGCGGATACAAATGGGGCAAGTTGAATTTGTCTGTGCGGGAGGTGGTTTGCTCAGGATGCAAGGTATCACATTGTCGCGATATTAATGCAGCTAAAGTTATAAATAATGTCGGGGTAGGGCATATCCACGACACAAAACGGACGGTGAGCCACAGTAAGACCGACTTGTCGGCAAGTTGCAACGAAACGTCAACTCGTAAATTAGATATAGTTCAATTGAAACTATTCTAG
- a CDS encoding HEAT repeat domain-containing protein, translating to MSDVQELIEAVNQADSADLLLKTVEDLAEASDRDAIPTLVEVLGFNNPGAAVAAVDGLIKIGEPVVPYLLENLDSYNYGARAWATRVFAGIGDPAALDLLLKAAVSDFSQSVRRAAAKGLGSIIWSKLPVDEVVSAQQKVLKTLLLATEDGEWVVRYAAIVGLEALGNTLVDTQPQLLSEITTRFQELIDREPEAVIQARIKYAMDNGQSIVDN from the coding sequence ATGTCCGATGTTCAAGAATTAATTGAGGCAGTAAACCAAGCCGACTCTGCCGATTTACTATTAAAAACTGTAGAAGATCTAGCAGAAGCCAGCGATCGAGATGCAATACCTACCTTAGTAGAGGTTTTAGGATTCAATAATCCTGGTGCTGCGGTAGCTGCGGTTGATGGTTTAATTAAAATTGGCGAACCTGTTGTTCCTTATTTGCTAGAGAACCTAGACAGCTACAACTACGGTGCAAGAGCCTGGGCTACGCGAGTATTTGCAGGTATTGGCGATCCTGCTGCTTTAGATTTGTTATTAAAAGCTGCGGTTTCGGACTTTTCTCAAAGTGTGCGGCGTGCAGCAGCCAAGGGATTAGGTAGTATTATCTGGTCTAAGCTACCAGTCGATGAAGTTGTCTCAGCACAGCAGAAAGTATTAAAAACTCTCTTACTGGCAACAGAAGACGGAGAATGGGTAGTTCGTTATGCTGCTATAGTTGGGCTGGAAGCATTAGGTAATACTTTAGTAGATACTCAGCCCCAATTATTGTCAGAAATTACGACTAGATTTCAAGAATTGATCGATCGTGAACCAGAAGCAGTTATTCAGGCTCGAATTAAATACGCGATGGACAATGGGCAGTCGATTGTAGACAATTAA
- a CDS encoding penicillin-binding protein 2, translating into MSKSRFQLLRLPNRNSIQPTQSKRPYNRHTVNHASENHRQRKPIFKLFLVWGILVIGALGLGSRLYYLQIVDPVIVYEQAPQGKRLTQIAQDQQTTRLNFYIPRRQIVDRQQNVLATDRITYTLYVHPHLFKRNSQPVPAEEIAEKLSEILGNKTPEELLQIFAQQDWGILLAEDLPESVQEKITALQIDGLDLKQNYTRFYPHQKMAAEVTGYVNRDSSRVPQAGVEYTQNKLLERQPISWKMKRSFEREEAIFHPGDLDRSQQLFNFDDLRLQLTIDLRLQQIARNALKQQMDKYQAKQGTVIVMDVRDGAIAALVSEPTYDPNTYYETTDFRLFKNWAITDLYEPGSTFKPINIALALDAGVISPQDTFDDTGEIQIEDALVRNHDFEKKGARGELTLSEILQYSSNVGMIKIMRRMKPLDYYQDLQKLGIEDEVEFDIPGYTTGRLKNEVEFTVREIEPATTAFGQGFSLTPLKLIQLHAALANKGKLITPHVVRGLSDYQGYLHYFQPSNSKQIFSPETASTVLEMMETVVEEGSGYAAKIPGYRIAGKTGTSQKAVNQGGYDETAKMTSFVALFPVEAPRYAVLAVVDEPHGEYTYGSTVAAPIVGSVIQGIINLEGIPPSSKIDTNEVN; encoded by the coding sequence ATGTCCAAATCTAGGTTTCAACTTCTCAGATTGCCTAACCGCAATTCGATCCAACCAACTCAGAGCAAGCGGCCGTATAATCGCCATACTGTTAATCATGCTTCTGAGAATCATCGCCAAAGAAAACCTATATTCAAGCTGTTTTTGGTATGGGGCATATTAGTTATCGGTGCTCTGGGTTTAGGCTCAAGACTTTACTATCTCCAAATTGTCGATCCTGTGATTGTATATGAACAAGCTCCACAGGGGAAAAGATTAACCCAGATAGCTCAAGATCAGCAAACCACTAGGCTAAATTTCTATATTCCTCGCCGTCAGATTGTTGACCGTCAACAAAATGTTTTAGCCACAGATCGAATTACCTATACTCTCTACGTTCATCCTCATTTATTCAAACGAAATTCGCAGCCAGTACCAGCCGAAGAAATCGCCGAAAAGCTGTCAGAAATCTTAGGCAATAAAACCCCTGAAGAATTATTACAAATTTTTGCTCAACAAGATTGGGGTATTCTTTTGGCGGAAGATTTACCTGAATCTGTCCAAGAAAAAATCACGGCACTACAAATTGACGGTTTAGATCTCAAGCAAAACTACACCCGTTTCTACCCTCATCAAAAAATGGCAGCAGAAGTGACAGGGTATGTTAATCGTGATAGCAGTCGTGTTCCTCAGGCTGGAGTTGAGTATACTCAAAACAAACTCCTCGAACGCCAGCCAATTAGCTGGAAAATGAAGCGCAGCTTTGAGCGAGAAGAAGCCATATTTCATCCAGGTGATTTAGATCGATCGCAACAGCTATTTAACTTTGACGATCTACGGTTACAGTTGACCATCGATCTGCGTTTACAACAAATTGCCCGTAATGCCTTAAAGCAGCAGATGGACAAGTATCAGGCGAAACAGGGTACTGTGATTGTCATGGATGTTCGCGATGGCGCGATCGCTGCTTTGGTATCCGAGCCGACTTACGATCCCAACACCTACTATGAAACTACTGATTTTCGACTGTTTAAAAATTGGGCAATTACGGATCTTTACGAGCCTGGTTCTACTTTTAAGCCAATTAATATTGCTCTTGCTTTAGATGCGGGCGTTATTTCGCCCCAGGATACTTTTGATGATACGGGAGAAATTCAGATCGAAGATGCTTTGGTGCGTAACCATGATTTTGAAAAAAAAGGGGCGCGAGGAGAATTAACTTTGTCAGAAATTCTCCAGTACTCTAGTAACGTGGGGATGATTAAGATCATGCGTCGGATGAAACCTCTCGACTACTATCAAGATCTACAGAAATTGGGCATTGAGGATGAGGTGGAATTTGATATCCCAGGATATACTACGGGTAGATTAAAAAACGAAGTAGAATTTACCGTTAGGGAAATTGAACCTGCCACCACAGCCTTTGGTCAAGGTTTTTCTTTAACACCCCTCAAGCTAATTCAACTTCATGCAGCATTAGCCAACAAAGGTAAATTAATTACGCCTCATGTAGTTAGGGGTTTGTCAGATTATCAAGGCTATCTCCACTATTTTCAGCCCTCCAATAGTAAGCAAATATTTTCTCCTGAAACTGCCAGTACTGTTTTAGAAATGATGGAAACGGTAGTTGAAGAAGGTAGTGGTTATGCAGCCAAAATTCCAGGCTACAGAATTGCTGGAAAAACAGGAACTTCTCAAAAGGCGGTTAATCAAGGTGGATATGATGAAACAGCTAAGATGACCAGCTTTGTCGCTTTATTTCCAGTTGAAGCTCCTCGTTATGCAGTTTTAGCCGTAGTTGATGAACCTCATGGAGAATATACTTATGGCTCTACCGTTGCTGCACCGATAGTAGGCTCAGTCATTCAAGGCATAATTAATCTTGAAGGAATACCACCTAGTAGCAAAATAGATACTAACGAGGTTAATTAA
- a CDS encoding FAD-dependent monooxygenase: MAQVVIVGAGPTGAVTALLLVQRGIKVKLIEASRDFKRLFRGEGLMPSGLDALEQMGLLELLTDIPHQTIDAWEFLLSNQSLFRVDEPIETNGRHCTTVSQPDLLEAIIKQAEAYSQFEFIQGESVQDLVRKSGRVCGVKLSSGVEISAALVIAGDGRNSVIRKKAGINLTKLQNNVDILWFQLDSGARSPSQNIFYSILQGREGFGLFRGSSGKLHIGWGLHADDNYAVQELDWAAKLAATSPPGLAEHILNHQDSLTKPMHLSVVVGRCERWSIPGLLLLGDAVHPMSPIRAQGINMAFRDAIVAVNHLVPLLSQTEFNLSQIDAALPIIQQEREPEIVRIQKLQAQEMGQAELLHNSAFVRWGAKTFTPIIRPGIRASWLRRQKQLRQGVTDVHLIV, translated from the coding sequence ATGGCGCAGGTGGTAATTGTTGGAGCAGGTCCTACTGGTGCAGTAACAGCACTATTATTAGTACAAAGGGGTATTAAAGTAAAGCTGATTGAGGCATCTCGCGATTTTAAACGGTTGTTTCGCGGAGAAGGATTAATGCCTAGTGGGTTAGATGCTTTAGAACAAATGGGATTGCTGGAATTATTAACAGATATTCCCCATCAGACTATTGATGCCTGGGAGTTTTTATTATCTAATCAAAGTTTGTTTCGGGTTGATGAACCGATAGAAACTAACGGAAGGCACTGCACGACAGTTTCTCAACCTGACTTATTAGAAGCGATTATTAAGCAAGCTGAGGCATATTCTCAGTTTGAATTTATTCAAGGTGAGTCTGTACAAGATCTTGTCCGCAAGTCTGGAAGAGTTTGCGGCGTTAAATTAAGTTCTGGAGTAGAAATTAGTGCCGCTCTCGTAATAGCTGGTGATGGGCGTAATTCTGTAATCAGAAAAAAAGCTGGTATAAATTTGACTAAGTTGCAAAATAATGTTGATATTTTGTGGTTTCAGCTCGATTCTGGGGCGCGATCGCCATCCCAGAATATTTTTTATTCAATTCTGCAAGGAAGAGAGGGATTTGGTCTATTTAGAGGCTCATCAGGTAAGCTACATATTGGTTGGGGACTACACGCGGATGATAATTATGCTGTTCAAGAGCTTGACTGGGCAGCCAAACTGGCGGCAACTTCTCCTCCCGGGCTAGCCGAACATATCTTAAATCATCAGGACAGTTTAACTAAGCCCATGCACTTATCTGTAGTTGTGGGACGTTGCGAGCGCTGGTCAATTCCTGGACTACTTTTGCTAGGAGATGCAGTTCATCCAATGTCGCCAATCCGCGCTCAGGGTATAAATATGGCGTTTCGTGATGCGATCGTGGCGGTTAACCATTTAGTCCCGTTATTGAGTCAAACAGAATTTAATTTAAGCCAAATTGATGCAGCACTACCTATAATTCAACAGGAAAGAGAACCTGAAATTGTCCGTATCCAAAAGTTACAGGCGCAAGAAATGGGTCAAGCTGAATTATTACATAACAGTGCTTTTGTTCGTTGGGGTGCTAAAACTTTTACTCCCATTATTCGTCCTGGCATTCGAGCATCATGGTTAAGGAGACAAAAGCAGTTACGTCAGGGTGTGACGGATGTTCACCTAATTGTATAG
- a CDS encoding cyclic nucleotide-binding domain-containing protein: MINQLGRLPQLALLAVTVLTYNVIAMAIANSLFVTQVGAGKLPIAFILIGLCSLPVYGLFSQIADRYSRPQMFRYVMLVSMLAMLGLRLLVNLDVVWVYYVLLIVIFFQWDFNNNLLYPGLLTDYFTTIEYKQYAPLIGIAQAVGTLVGGGATILLSHYFPSRELLWSLPLLMAIAFGQLVYLESSQRRLEISVQKTNFSIRESGKTLLDLGKRYPLVLFLATSSFLLVIIYICSEFLWFNIYGQRFNESELTSFLGLMRMVISLIQVMFLYGITRPLLKWVGVARLNAVYPVTTLLSLVGLLLNFQLPAAIGLQINADALYKSINLPVHQLNYNGIPHQYVGRIRALSDGLIYSLGLTLAGIVLWLCHLYLSLPQITLLAIALTVVLLLVRLPMGRFYTQGLEEMIRADTINLDDLDLKSTQLPSQSSKAIREFLIDSDRFTQIKGLELAANVGNPSQFFNEVKALLPEADSSVREGILKLFRSSDRATLQQFANLLSDTNSTVRAAALEVLIANQYTFEPDHLQVLIADSNQEVKALGLVATFQATSAEVLDSSIAEQFWQLELTDTTAKAIASVVRHSKNPEFITLIEYLLPQASPEAKQEALNALVNLASPQDHNLAKIAAAEIEHHDPAVRVGAFKILEITHCSEALQQVTKGFDDDDVRVRQQVASTISAYGKLGLTIAQGHLTSEDPNVVNTAIAAIALFKSKQANEILFKHLTPEFRQFNLVRKWQQQIPRQDPSWRLLAVAIEDYQQRLLQKVLYILSCLGYSRTVNLVKRILATGDRRDLANAVEVLASINHRRFVQPLMPLLEQTVSEQQPQTKIEPTPQWLQNKGYKILLEALNSSDRWIRTGASLALATVPKALIKDPHPIVQSVAPEIIPVQPLSCSVSTSMNRLLLLRNVALFKNLTLDELFPIDQALEQRQVLAGETIYTEGSWGGHLYIIATGKVQIVKELDGEPQEIKQLITGQYFGEIALFDEAPRWDSAIAIEDTVLFCLEKKRFISLITQRPHIILEICRFLSQRLRETDKYMSAKRPC; this comes from the coding sequence ATGATTAATCAACTTGGTCGCTTACCGCAACTGGCACTGTTAGCCGTAACGGTGTTGACTTATAACGTTATCGCCATGGCGATCGCCAATTCTTTGTTTGTCACTCAGGTGGGTGCAGGAAAACTGCCCATAGCCTTCATCTTGATTGGGTTATGTTCTCTGCCTGTTTATGGTCTTTTTTCTCAGATTGCCGATCGCTATAGTCGTCCTCAAATGTTTCGCTATGTAATGTTGGTGTCCATGTTAGCGATGCTGGGGTTAAGGCTACTAGTCAATTTAGATGTAGTCTGGGTTTATTATGTGTTGCTGATTGTAATTTTTTTTCAGTGGGATTTTAATAATAACCTGCTTTATCCTGGGCTACTGACGGACTATTTCACCACTATAGAATACAAGCAATACGCTCCCTTAATCGGCATTGCTCAGGCGGTGGGAACTTTGGTAGGCGGTGGGGCAACGATTCTACTGTCCCATTATTTTCCTAGTCGAGAGTTATTATGGAGTTTGCCTTTATTAATGGCGATCGCCTTTGGACAACTGGTTTATTTGGAAAGTTCTCAGCGTCGTCTCGAAATCTCAGTTCAAAAAACTAATTTTAGCATCAGAGAATCTGGAAAAACTCTGCTCGATTTGGGGAAACGCTATCCTCTGGTGTTATTTTTAGCGACCAGCAGCTTTTTACTAGTAATAATTTATATTTGCTCCGAGTTCCTTTGGTTTAATATTTATGGACAGCGCTTTAATGAATCTGAACTAACAAGTTTCTTGGGACTGATGCGGATGGTGATCTCTTTGATCCAGGTGATGTTTCTCTACGGGATTACTCGCCCACTACTCAAATGGGTAGGGGTAGCGAGGCTGAACGCAGTCTATCCTGTGACCACTCTTTTAAGCTTGGTCGGACTATTACTCAATTTCCAACTACCCGCAGCTATTGGTTTGCAAATCAACGCAGACGCACTGTATAAGTCGATTAACCTCCCCGTTCATCAGTTAAACTACAACGGCATTCCTCATCAATATGTGGGCAGAATTAGAGCCTTAAGCGATGGCTTGATCTATTCTTTGGGACTAACTTTGGCAGGAATAGTGTTGTGGCTGTGCCATCTTTATCTCAGCCTGCCACAAATTACCTTATTGGCAATTGCCTTAACCGTAGTGCTGCTGCTAGTACGCTTACCGATGGGCAGGTTTTATACCCAAGGTTTAGAAGAGATGATTCGCGCTGATACAATTAATCTGGATGATTTAGACTTGAAAAGTACTCAGCTACCTTCTCAGTCCAGCAAGGCGATCCGAGAATTTTTAATTGATAGCGATCGCTTTACCCAAATTAAGGGTTTAGAATTGGCTGCTAATGTTGGCAATCCGAGTCAGTTTTTTAACGAAGTTAAGGCTTTATTACCCGAAGCAGATAGTTCCGTGCGTGAGGGAATTTTAAAGTTGTTTAGAAGCAGCGATCGCGCAACTCTACAGCAGTTTGCCAATTTATTAAGTGATACCAATTCTACAGTAAGGGCAGCTGCGCTTGAAGTTTTAATTGCCAATCAATATACTTTTGAGCCAGACCACCTCCAAGTTTTGATTGCCGATAGTAACCAAGAAGTAAAGGCGTTGGGTTTAGTTGCTACATTTCAAGCCACCTCAGCCGAAGTATTAGATTCCAGCATTGCCGAACAGTTTTGGCAGTTAGAATTAACCGACACTACAGCAAAAGCGATCGCCTCAGTTGTGCGCCATAGTAAAAACCCAGAATTTATTACTCTGATTGAATATTTACTACCCCAAGCTAGCCCCGAAGCAAAGCAAGAAGCACTTAATGCTTTGGTCAATCTGGCTTCTCCTCAAGACCATAATTTAGCGAAAATTGCTGCGGCTGAAATTGAACATCACGATCCAGCAGTTCGGGTTGGCGCGTTCAAAATATTAGAGATTACCCATTGCTCTGAAGCTTTGCAGCAAGTTACTAAAGGATTTGATGATGATGATGTACGAGTGCGGCAACAGGTAGCCAGTACTATATCCGCTTATGGTAAATTAGGCTTAACTATAGCTCAAGGACATTTAACCTCAGAAGATCCTAATGTAGTTAATACAGCGATCGCCGCGATCGCGCTGTTTAAAAGCAAACAAGCTAACGAAATTCTCTTCAAGCACCTTACCCCAGAATTTAGACAGTTTAACCTGGTTCGTAAGTGGCAACAACAGATACCAAGACAAGATCCTAGCTGGCGATTATTGGCAGTGGCAATTGAAGATTATCAGCAGCGGTTATTGCAAAAGGTGTTGTATATTTTGTCTTGTTTGGGATATTCCCGCACCGTTAACTTAGTCAAACGTATTTTAGCAACTGGCGATCGCCGTGATTTAGCTAATGCAGTGGAGGTTCTCGCTTCAATCAATCATCGTCGCTTTGTTCAACCCCTGATGCCTTTACTAGAACAGACAGTATCAGAACAACAACCCCAAACCAAGATAGAGCCTACTCCTCAATGGCTGCAAAATAAAGGCTATAAAATACTTTTAGAGGCGTTAAATTCGAGCGATCGCTGGATTAGAACTGGCGCGTCTTTAGCCCTGGCGACTGTACCTAAGGCTCTAATCAAAGATCCTCATCCCATCGTACAATCAGTTGCACCAGAAATTATTCCTGTACAGCCGCTTAGCTGTTCCGTTAGCACTTCTATGAATCGATTACTTTTACTACGCAACGTTGCTTTATTTAAAAATTTAACTCTTGATGAACTATTTCCAATCGACCAGGCTTTAGAACAAAGACAAGTGCTAGCTGGAGAAACTATCTACACAGAAGGAAGTTGGGGCGGGCATCTATATATTATTGCCACAGGCAAAGTACAAATTGTCAAAGAGCTTGATGGCGAACCACAAGAGATTAAACAGTTGATTACAGGACAGTATTTTGGCGAGATTGCCCTGTTTGATGAAGCTCCTCGTTGGGATAGTGCGATCGCAATTGAAGACACTGTATTATTCTGTCTAGAAAAGAAACGTTTTATTAGCCTGATTACTCAACGCCCTCATATTATTTTAGAAATCTGTCGATTTTTAAGTCAGAGATTACGGGAAACTGATAAATATATGTCTGCGAAAAGACCCTGTTGA
- the tnpA gene encoding IS200/IS605 family transposase produces MSEYRHYNHALGRCTVHLVWIPCRRKRIFTAKNEAIKSRCIDLFNSVAKDKQWIIKALEVAPDHVHLLVEYDPKHSISQVVKAFKGRSSRYLRKEFPVLMKLPSLWTHSYMFDTTGKVSTAKITEYINDPHHG; encoded by the coding sequence ATGAGTGAATATCGCCACTATAATCACGCACTGGGAAGATGTACGGTTCATTTGGTTTGGATTCCTTGCCGTAGGAAAAGAATATTTACGGCTAAAAATGAAGCTATCAAATCTAGATGTATTGATTTATTTAATAGCGTGGCTAAAGATAAACAATGGATAATTAAAGCCTTAGAAGTAGCACCCGATCATGTGCATCTACTAGTAGAATACGATCCAAAACATTCAATCTCTCAAGTAGTCAAAGCTTTCAAAGGCAGATCGTCGCGATATCTAAGAAAAGAATTTCCCGTATTGATGAAGCTTCCTAGCCTTTGGACTCACTCTTATATGTTCGATACAACAGGCAAGGTTAGCACCGCTAAAATAACAGAATATATCAACGATCCTCATCACGGATAA
- a CDS encoding MFS transporter, which yields MSITPQSTAKSLFNFRELWNMNLGFLGIQFGWGLQMANMSAIFEHLGADAAQLPILWLAAPLTGLLVQPIIGNLSDYTWNFLGRRRPYFLAGAILAFIALVLMPCSSSLWMAAGLLWILDTSANISMVPFRAFVGDLLPKEQLTKGFAMQSIMLGLGAVFASALPWILNNIFHVSNVGDAVHKIPLTVEVSFYVGGILFLGTVLWTIVTTPESPPVNLAQFKQLKADRGGIVSSLKESWQTLGQMPQIMQQLARVQFFTWLGIFCFILYFPPAVARNIFGATNQNSVLYSDGIEWAGICFAVYNAVCIGFSLVLPRIAQYLGGPTTHSLCLLCGGISLVSLLRISNQYILLLAMVGLGIAWTSSLIMPYAMLSDSIPPQRRGIYQGIFNFFVVLPEIVASLGFGWIMQHLLHEDRLLGVVMGGVCLIIAAGLTLFIQTSSSNLNTEMATRENETSKLTETKAGEQKVS from the coding sequence ATGTCAATCACCCCACAATCTACTGCCAAATCTTTATTCAATTTTCGTGAACTTTGGAATATGAATTTGGGCTTTTTGGGTATTCAGTTTGGCTGGGGACTACAGATGGCCAATATGAGTGCTATTTTCGAGCATTTAGGAGCAGATGCCGCTCAATTACCAATTCTTTGGTTAGCTGCACCTTTGACTGGTTTATTGGTACAGCCAATCATCGGCAATTTAAGTGACTATACCTGGAATTTTTTGGGTAGAAGACGGCCTTATTTTTTAGCAGGGGCAATTCTAGCATTTATTGCCTTGGTGTTGATGCCTTGCTCTTCTAGTCTGTGGATGGCAGCAGGGTTACTCTGGATTTTAGACACTAGTGCCAATATCAGCATGGTACCGTTTCGCGCTTTCGTAGGAGATTTATTACCTAAGGAGCAACTAACGAAGGGTTTTGCAATGCAAAGCATTATGCTAGGTTTGGGTGCGGTTTTCGCTTCGGCTTTGCCTTGGATCTTGAATAATATTTTCCACGTCAGCAATGTTGGCGATGCGGTGCATAAGATCCCCCTGACGGTAGAAGTGTCTTTTTATGTTGGCGGGATATTATTTTTAGGTACTGTATTGTGGACAATCGTGACCACTCCCGAATCTCCACCTGTAAATTTGGCTCAGTTTAAGCAGCTAAAGGCCGATCGGGGCGGTATTGTTAGCAGCCTAAAAGAGTCTTGGCAAACTCTAGGACAAATGCCTCAGATAATGCAGCAGTTAGCTAGGGTACAGTTTTTTACCTGGTTGGGAATATTTTGCTTTATTCTTTATTTTCCTCCCGCGGTGGCGCGTAATATTTTTGGGGCAACTAATCAAAATTCAGTACTCTATAGCGACGGTATAGAATGGGCAGGAATTTGTTTTGCTGTTTACAATGCTGTTTGCATTGGTTTTTCACTTGTGCTACCGCGTATTGCTCAATACTTGGGTGGTCCCACAACTCATAGTCTATGTTTACTCTGTGGTGGGATCAGTTTAGTTTCATTGTTAAGAATTAGCAATCAATATATTTTGCTCCTGGCAATGGTGGGATTAGGCATAGCTTGGACAAGCTCGCTAATTATGCCTTACGCTATGTTAAGCGATTCAATTCCGCCGCAACGAAGGGGAATTTATCAGGGAATATTTAATTTTTTTGTAGTGCTACCAGAAATCGTCGCCTCTTTGGGTTTTGGCTGGATTATGCAGCATTTACTCCATGAAGATCGTCTGTTGGGGGTAGTGATGGGGGGAGTATGCCTAATTATTGCCGCAGGCTTGACTTTATTTATTCAGACCTCTAGCAGTAATTTGAACACAGAGATGGCAACTAGAGAAAATGAGACTTCTAAACTGACAGAAACTAAAGCAGGTGAGCAAAAAGTATCATGA